A single genomic interval of Zobellia nedashkovskayae harbors:
- the ybeY gene encoding rRNA maturation RNase YbeY, with amino-acid sequence MIEFHYNTNFSLENEQKFTDWLSTVIDSEGGVLNRIDYVFCGDEEVLEMNKKYLDHDTYTDILTFDYTEDKLIAGDIFISIDRVKDNAHEFNIIFEEEILRVMAHGVLHLFGFKDKSEDEVALMRSKENEKIKLFHVEQ; translated from the coding sequence ATGATTGAGTTTCATTATAATACCAATTTTTCCTTAGAGAACGAACAAAAGTTTACTGATTGGCTTTCAACAGTCATAGATTCAGAAGGGGGTGTACTAAATCGGATTGATTATGTTTTTTGCGGTGATGAAGAGGTTTTGGAAATGAATAAAAAATACCTAGATCACGATACGTATACAGACATTTTGACGTTTGATTATACAGAGGATAAACTCATTGCTGGCGATATTTTTATATCTATAGATAGGGTTAAGGATAATGCCCATGAATTTAATATAATTTTTGAGGAAGAAATCCTTAGAGTTATGGCACATGGTGTGTTACATCTTTTTGGTTTTAAAGACAAATCAGAAGATGAAGTTGCTTTAATGCGGAGTAAAGAGAATGAGAAAATCAAAT